In Aquimarina sp. TRL1, a single window of DNA contains:
- a CDS encoding HNH endonuclease — protein sequence MTGIKEIPLLVASHIKSWKKSNDFEKLDVYNGLLLTPNLDKVFDLGLISFDNNGKILISGFLNNCESFGVYKNMKIKISEKHKVYLEYHREIVFKKYKYCLQHYICEYSN from the coding sequence ATAACTGGAATCAAGGAGATTCCATTATTGGTTGCGTCTCATATTAAATCTTGGAAAAAGTCAAATGACTTTGAGAAACTTGATGTATACAACGGGCTTTTATTGACACCAAATCTGGATAAGGTTTTTGACTTAGGTTTAATTTCATTTGACAACAACGGAAAAATTTTAATCTCTGGTTTTCTAAATAATTGTGAGTCTTTTGGAGTTTATAAAAATATGAAAATCAAAATATCAGAAAAGCATAAGGTGTATTTAGAATATCACAGAGAAATTGTATTTAAAAAGTACAAATACTGTTTACAACACTATATATGTGAGTATAGCAACTAA
- a CDS encoding serine hydrolase yields the protein MKKTILFLLILVTAFSCINTENVVVPTLTNVEKFQSIIDSIYKANPQSIGIIVHIESPKNGISWSKSAGYSNKATKTKLLANQPVLIASNIKTYVSAAILRLQEEGKLNIEDPIEKHLSEKTTILFRDDGYELDKIKIKHLLSHTSGINDYVNMDYFEFINKNPKHRWTRDEQLKLATIAGEPAGKPQEIFKYADVNYLLATEIIEQKSEKPFYTAIRELLKYNESGLKNTWFPTLEEKPTHTKKLAHQYWNEKNWGERKLNFDWDSYNHDISWDLYGGGGIATNMKELAQFSYNLFNGKIIKNKEVLSLIKTDVKTTDGITKNYRLGIADASIKGLQSLGHGGFWGTQVFHITQLDASISICVLERNGKMKIIESVLNTLTTELTKQIYPTEHILHENYELYKVKNSKATLVLFPGGALTAKETKEEFDIITTAAANQVSILFMNFNRHLWIDNTTTEQLAEELETIFDENHLKAENICIGGVSIGGNVALTLSNHLYQNKSDIAPKGTFIVDSPIDLYALYESSIKDIENPKLDEERLAEPKWIANYFEEEFTKDSLLQNIQRVSPFTLENKYTNVPYLKNSKLRFYTEPDSIWWKENRKTDFQSTNAYVIQKIAKDLKAKNWNKLELIETENKGYRANGDRHPHSWSIVNTRKLIEWVKQ from the coding sequence ATGAAAAAAACAATCCTCTTTTTACTCATTCTTGTAACTGCTTTTAGTTGTATAAATACGGAAAATGTAGTAGTGCCTACATTAACAAATGTCGAAAAATTTCAATCAATTATCGATTCAATTTATAAAGCAAATCCACAATCGATTGGAATCATAGTGCATATTGAATCCCCAAAAAACGGAATATCTTGGAGCAAAAGTGCTGGGTATTCAAATAAAGCCACAAAAACAAAGTTATTAGCTAATCAACCTGTATTAATCGCAAGCAATATCAAAACATACGTTTCGGCTGCAATTTTAAGACTACAAGAAGAAGGAAAATTAAATATAGAAGACCCAATAGAAAAACATCTGTCAGAAAAAACTACAATACTCTTTCGAGATGATGGCTATGAGCTTGATAAAATTAAAATCAAGCATCTACTCTCTCATACAAGTGGAATAAACGACTATGTAAATATGGATTACTTTGAGTTTATCAACAAAAACCCTAAACATAGATGGACAAGGGATGAACAATTGAAACTTGCAACCATTGCAGGAGAACCGGCAGGTAAGCCACAAGAGATATTTAAATATGCAGATGTCAACTACCTGCTTGCTACAGAAATCATAGAACAAAAAAGCGAAAAACCATTTTATACAGCAATTAGAGAATTACTAAAATACAACGAGTCAGGTTTGAAGAATACTTGGTTTCCCACCTTGGAAGAGAAACCAACGCACACAAAAAAACTTGCGCACCAATATTGGAACGAAAAAAATTGGGGTGAACGCAAACTAAATTTCGATTGGGATTCTTATAATCATGATATTTCTTGGGATTTATATGGAGGCGGTGGAATAGCAACAAACATGAAGGAACTAGCTCAATTCTCATACAATCTATTTAATGGAAAAATCATTAAGAACAAGGAAGTATTAAGCCTGATCAAAACGGATGTTAAAACCACGGATGGAATTACAAAAAATTATAGACTTGGTATTGCCGATGCTAGCATAAAGGGCTTACAAAGTTTAGGTCATGGTGGCTTTTGGGGAACTCAAGTATTTCATATTACTCAATTGGATGCCTCAATTTCTATTTGTGTATTAGAGCGAAATGGAAAAATGAAAATTATAGAAAGTGTATTAAACACCCTCACAACTGAATTGACTAAACAGATTTACCCTACTGAGCATATTCTCCATGAAAATTATGAGCTCTACAAAGTAAAAAATTCAAAGGCAACTCTAGTTCTATTTCCTGGAGGTGCTCTTACTGCAAAAGAAACAAAAGAGGAATTTGATATAATTACAACAGCCGCAGCAAATCAAGTTTCTATTTTATTTATGAATTTTAATCGTCATCTCTGGATTGATAATACCACCACTGAACAATTAGCAGAGGAACTAGAAACTATTTTTGATGAAAACCATTTAAAGGCAGAAAATATTTGCATTGGAGGAGTATCGATAGGCGGAAATGTAGCTTTAACACTTTCAAATCATCTATATCAAAATAAGTCTGATATTGCCCCAAAAGGTACTTTCATTGTTGATTCTCCTATTGATTTATATGCACTTTATGAAAGTTCTATAAAAGACATTGAAAATCCAAAATTAGATGAAGAAAGACTCGCAGAGCCAAAATGGATAGCTAATTATTTTGAAGAAGAATTCACCAAAGATTCGCTATTGCAAAACATACAGAGAGTATCTCCATTTACTTTAGAAAACAAATATACAAATGTACCATATTTAAAAAATAGTAAATTAAGGTTCTACACTGAACCTGATAGTATATGGTGGAAAGAAAATAGAAAAACGGATTTCCAAAGCACAAATGCATATGTTATTCAAAAAATAGCAAAAGATTTAAAAGCCAAAAACTGGAATAAACTTGAATTGATTGAAACGGAAAACAAAGGCTATAGAGCTAATGGAGACAGACACCCTCATAGTTGGTCAATTGTTAACACAAGAAAATTAATAGAATGGGTGAAGCAATAA
- a CDS encoding helix-turn-helix domain-containing protein encodes MKLEQSEYTGITSEKYDFNSYVLSIVNFQTSAPEDWHHHENTHLSLVLQGGSRESRKKEEIQLTPGKIILYNEGELHSNRYTAFPSKHLIVELKKDFHKTNSLSPKHFSTSNTANIDIYLNLLNIYNELHLGDIYSAETIDFSFNQLLKSDQNSSYIPVWMNSLREVIEDRWDEFIPLKDLATIFNVHTVTISRYFKKYYKCTLGDYMRKIKVERAVFFLLNTNKSISEISDICGFTDQSHMIKVFKLYIGFLPNQFRSI; translated from the coding sequence ATGAAATTAGAGCAATCTGAATATACTGGGATCACCTCAGAAAAATATGATTTCAACTCATACGTATTATCTATTGTTAATTTTCAAACTTCAGCACCTGAAGACTGGCACCATCATGAAAACACTCATTTATCGTTGGTCTTGCAAGGAGGAAGCAGAGAATCCCGAAAAAAGGAAGAAATTCAATTAACCCCTGGTAAGATAATATTGTATAATGAAGGCGAATTGCATAGCAATCGATATACGGCATTTCCTTCAAAACACTTAATTGTAGAACTAAAAAAAGATTTTCACAAAACAAATAGTCTTAGTCCAAAACATTTCTCAACATCAAATACAGCTAACATTGATATTTACTTAAACCTATTGAATATCTACAATGAGCTACATTTAGGTGATATATATTCTGCAGAAACAATTGATTTCTCTTTTAATCAATTATTAAAATCAGATCAAAACTCTTCCTATATCCCTGTATGGATGAACTCCCTAAGAGAAGTTATTGAAGATCGATGGGATGAGTTTATTCCATTAAAGGACTTAGCTACCATTTTTAATGTGCATACCGTTACTATTTCTAGATATTTCAAAAAGTACTACAAGTGCACACTGGGAGATTATATGCGGAAAATTAAAGTAGAGAGAGCAGTCTTCTTTCTTCTAAACACTAACAAGTCTATCTCTGAAATATCAGATATATGTGGTTTCACAGATCAAAGTCACATGATAAAAGTGTTTAAACTGTATATTGGTTTTCTTCCAAACCAGTTTCGCTCTATATAA
- a CDS encoding LA2681 family HEPN domain-containing protein, with translation MLALGYLLNDYLYLGFKPNKVSFRSIWNIYDKTTKSHKLNPKILQTQNWAFRGLYWLSKDLFENKEEFTSTIEPKAQELAQIRNFIEHKSFKIIDFGQRGILDNGLTYAIERIEFEQKTLNLMKLVRASMIYLSLGINLEEKKKEITKPVLPIDFIELKDKAR, from the coding sequence TTGCTTGCTCTTGGCTACTTATTAAACGACTATCTCTATTTAGGTTTCAAACCAAATAAAGTTTCATTTAGAAGTATCTGGAACATCTATGACAAGACAACAAAATCACATAAATTGAATCCAAAGATACTTCAAACTCAAAATTGGGCATTTAGAGGATTATATTGGTTAAGTAAAGATCTATTTGAAAACAAAGAAGAATTCACTTCCACCATTGAGCCTAAAGCTCAAGAATTAGCTCAAATAAGAAATTTCATAGAACATAAATCATTTAAAATAATAGACTTTGGACAACGTGGAATATTAGATAACGGATTGACATATGCTATTGAACGGATCGAATTTGAACAAAAAACACTAAATTTAATGAAACTTGTTAGAGCTAGTATGATTTATTTATCTCTTGGAATTAACCTAGAAGAGAAAAAGAAAGAAATTACGAAACCAGTCTTGCCAATTGACTTTATTGAATTGAAAGATAAAGCCAGATGA
- a CDS encoding GNAT family N-acetyltransferase, producing the protein METKNYKLKEIETSDINNIHKGLSNPEITKYYDVHFSTLEETEEQMEWYRNLKKDGTGIWWGIYDKQDNLFCGAGGFNSLEKEHQKAEIGLWLLKEHWGKGILKEVMPKLFEQGFTELNLNRIEGYVVSENTKCKSALEKINFKYEGTMRECEIKNGEKLNVDFYSILKSEWNK; encoded by the coding sequence GTGGAAACTAAAAACTACAAACTAAAGGAAATAGAAACCTCTGACATAAATAACATTCATAAAGGACTATCTAACCCCGAAATCACAAAATATTATGATGTGCATTTCTCGACACTAGAAGAAACAGAAGAGCAAATGGAGTGGTACAGAAATCTAAAAAAAGATGGTACAGGAATTTGGTGGGGAATTTATGATAAGCAAGATAACTTATTTTGTGGTGCAGGAGGTTTTAACAGTTTAGAGAAAGAGCATCAAAAAGCCGAAATTGGTTTATGGTTACTAAAAGAGCATTGGGGAAAAGGAATTTTAAAAGAAGTTATGCCAAAACTATTTGAACAAGGCTTTACTGAATTAAACTTAAATAGAATAGAAGGTTATGTAGTAAGTGAAAATACAAAATGTAAAAGTGCATTGGAGAAAATTAATTTCAAATATGAAGGAACAATGCGTGAATGTGAAATAAAAAACGGAGAAAAACTAAATGTTGACTTCTATTCAATATTAAAAAGTGAGTGGAATAAATAA
- a CDS encoding YegJ family protein — MKKILILISVLTLSCNQSKKSKVERENKPDVYNLQETDMEMNNAITKANETFNLFKETFQNDSVNKYYFSIKQKYDTPDGGNEHLWVGQIILNQSDYYGIIGNEPISILKVKLGDTVRIDKKQISDWMIVDNSNGKVKGGYTIRVLRNRMSETERNQFDQNNGLIFEE, encoded by the coding sequence ATGAAAAAAATACTAATACTTATTTCAGTCCTTACACTATCCTGTAATCAATCAAAAAAGTCAAAAGTTGAAAGAGAAAATAAACCAGATGTATATAATCTGCAAGAAACGGATATGGAAATGAACAATGCAATTACTAAAGCAAATGAAACATTTAATTTATTCAAAGAAACTTTCCAAAATGATAGTGTGAACAAATATTACTTTTCAATAAAACAAAAATATGACACACCAGATGGTGGTAATGAACATTTATGGGTGGGACAAATAATTTTAAATCAATCTGACTACTATGGAATTATAGGTAATGAACCCATTTCGATCCTGAAAGTTAAATTAGGAGATACCGTAAGAATTGACAAAAAACAAATCTCTGATTGGATGATTGTTGATAATAGCAATGGAAAGGTTAAAGGTGGTTATACGATTAGAGTATTACGTAATAGAATGTCAGAAACTGAAAGAAATCAATTTGATCAAAATAATGGGTTAATATTTGAAGAATAA
- a CDS encoding GNAT family N-acetyltransferase encodes MDIVLRKYTSSRDYDALRTLIKSEGEEWKTYLLPKYRLALEHSITYVAYTHNQLCGYIRALDDTGFYVWVVDLLVTKRYRGNAIGKKLLESIRTAFPDQEVFVMSDADSYYTTLGYHREGSLFKVI; translated from the coding sequence ATGGATATAGTACTAAGAAAATATACATCTTCCAGAGATTACGATGCCTTGCGAACTCTTATTAAATCCGAAGGAGAGGAATGGAAAACTTACCTCCTTCCTAAATACCGGCTTGCACTGGAACATTCGATTACCTATGTAGCCTATACTCACAATCAACTCTGCGGATATATACGGGCGCTAGACGACACTGGTTTCTATGTCTGGGTAGTGGATTTATTAGTCACTAAAAGATATCGAGGGAACGCAATAGGAAAAAAACTTCTGGAAAGCATACGAACTGCCTTCCCGGATCAGGAAGTTTTCGTGATGTCGGATGCCGACTCTTATTATACAACCTTAGGATACCACAGAGAAGGCAGTTTGTTTAAAGTAATCTAA
- a CDS encoding DUF4374 domain-containing protein, which produces MNTKVISLGVLFIIVLSLFSCSSDDDTPNTVEEDPKKDYKFLLALALPATDLYPFHIIDDVETGNANILDAQEIPNLPYNVVINGKDGYIYLNSETKLTKYEVNEDGILTPLGSVPNTGISGGPVSEFLSDNRLLVSTGARAADGGVFNYQIINTTDMTEETAGTITLPINEGDKSAPSLYILKDNKIYVPFYHADANWGAFNQASIAIYNAETMAYEKVITTDKAAGVGFSVVSSHAIVENGDLYLTSTNTDYWGANESIPSGIVRIKAGASDFDDTYFFNLSEKFGGNHTAGMAYAGNNKAVVQVFRSDLITEYKDYQGSYVIEYHAIDLITKETTKLNLPLSKYPRRTVRSIGNGKVAIVGNTETEGNNIYIYDAATNTVTKGLSYTGTDAIQGFLPFK; this is translated from the coding sequence ATGAATACTAAAGTAATCAGTTTAGGTGTCCTATTTATAATCGTACTATCGCTTTTTTCATGCAGCAGTGATGATGATACGCCAAACACCGTAGAAGAAGACCCCAAAAAAGACTATAAGTTCCTACTTGCATTAGCCCTGCCGGCTACCGATTTGTATCCATTTCATATCATTGATGATGTAGAAACAGGAAATGCCAATATTCTGGATGCACAGGAGATCCCCAATTTACCTTATAATGTAGTAATTAATGGTAAGGACGGATATATCTATCTAAACTCTGAAACAAAACTAACCAAGTACGAGGTTAATGAAGATGGGATATTAACTCCTCTCGGATCCGTTCCTAATACAGGAATCAGCGGGGGACCTGTTTCTGAATTTTTGTCCGACAATCGTTTATTAGTTTCTACGGGAGCCCGGGCTGCCGATGGAGGCGTATTTAATTACCAGATAATCAACACTACAGATATGACAGAAGAAACTGCAGGTACCATCACGCTTCCTATTAATGAGGGGGATAAATCTGCTCCTTCCCTGTATATCCTTAAGGACAATAAAATCTACGTTCCGTTCTATCATGCAGATGCTAATTGGGGGGCATTTAATCAAGCCTCTATCGCCATATACAATGCAGAAACAATGGCTTATGAAAAAGTCATTACTACTGACAAGGCCGCAGGTGTAGGGTTTAGTGTAGTATCTTCTCATGCTATTGTAGAAAACGGAGATTTATACCTCACCTCTACCAATACCGATTACTGGGGAGCAAATGAATCCATCCCATCAGGAATTGTACGGATTAAAGCAGGAGCTTCTGATTTTGACGATACCTATTTTTTTAACCTAAGCGAAAAATTCGGGGGCAATCATACAGCAGGAATGGCATATGCCGGAAACAACAAAGCCGTTGTTCAGGTATTCAGAAGTGATCTAATTACAGAATACAAAGACTACCAGGGTAGTTATGTGATCGAATACCATGCGATTGATTTAATCACTAAAGAAACGACCAAATTAAACCTTCCGCTATCCAAATACCCTAGAAGAACCGTTCGCTCTATAGGCAACGGAAAAGTAGCGATTGTGGGAAATACCGAAACAGAAGGAAACAATATATACATCTACGATGCGGCGACCAATACCGTTACCAAAGGATTATCTTATACGGGAACAGACGCCATCCAGGGGTTTTTACCTTTTAAGTAA
- a CDS encoding TonB-dependent receptor, translating to MFNYIKIVVYFILTSCTILYSYAQGEPATITGTVTDTRNNGIEGITALLRNTNHGAYTDVKGTYSIYNIAPGAYVLEVSGLGYKKQLQTVSLSEGEKITLNITLETDLTAIDEVTVTGKSKTTRIKEQSFAVNSISTKQLKNNTTDASVILNKTSGIRIRSTGGLGSSYKLSLNGLTDKQIRVFVDDIPIDELGEAYSLNNISVNLIERIDVYKGVVPVSLGADALGGAINIITNKKKASFFDVSHSVGSFNTHRFNLNSQYRAEKSGFTVKVSGIYNYSDNNYLMRDVNYFVKETVIQNGIEREIDTEVTGDVERFHDQYRSVLGNIGLGFTNTQWADALIVDFAAAGIDREIQGLNNRPIGEATEEEHNQTVRLRYTKSRIFDERLSLDIFALYNTIKRTSIDTSSNRYSWDGSFKVNEIQDGRGEFLQPKTLFKFNQSQFQYRVHANYNISEGHTIGLNHIYSEISREGENRINTEENQPFKSPNTIKKAVSGFAYTTTFFDQKLESVLALKHYYFKTLAKQAITFTDSSIGIEDVSTIQDRLGYSFSTRYFITPDLLLKGSYEKGYRIPQPKEIFGDGLSILAVPGLQPEISKNINLGIGYTYPTDNGFLKNEVHLFRRDVKNFIRFQFSGLVNSYQNEEDVLIRGVEWDLIYQYKKLRFSGNLTWQQVLNNQDFPSGSIEERVFEKQQLPNTPSLFANADISYQLPNLIRKVNTSVYYGVNFVDKFYVAYKKAATLTDKNEIPTQFLNNAGITFSSTNGKHNVNIEVQNIFDASAYDNFRQSKPGSAFYLKYRFFLDN from the coding sequence ATGTTTAACTATATAAAAATAGTTGTCTATTTCATACTTACTAGCTGTACGATTCTCTATTCGTATGCGCAGGGGGAGCCAGCGACGATCACAGGAACCGTAACAGATACCCGTAACAATGGGATTGAGGGGATCACTGCCTTACTAAGGAATACCAATCACGGGGCATATACGGATGTAAAAGGAACCTATAGCATATACAATATTGCTCCGGGAGCGTATGTACTGGAAGTTTCCGGTTTGGGATACAAAAAACAACTGCAAACTGTTTCCCTGAGTGAAGGAGAAAAAATCACCCTGAACATTACTCTGGAAACAGATTTAACAGCTATTGACGAAGTCACAGTAACTGGAAAAAGTAAGACTACCAGGATCAAAGAACAGAGTTTCGCTGTCAATTCTATCAGTACTAAACAATTAAAGAACAATACGACTGATGCTTCTGTCATCCTAAACAAGACCTCCGGGATCAGAATCCGATCCACCGGGGGGCTGGGATCTTCTTATAAACTATCATTAAACGGACTGACGGATAAGCAGATCAGGGTATTTGTCGATGACATTCCCATTGATGAATTAGGAGAAGCATACAGTCTTAATAATATCTCTGTCAATCTTATAGAACGCATCGATGTATACAAAGGAGTTGTTCCTGTATCACTTGGGGCGGATGCCCTTGGGGGTGCTATTAATATTATAACCAATAAAAAGAAAGCTTCTTTTTTTGACGTCTCGCATAGTGTTGGTTCATTTAACACACATCGCTTCAATCTCAATAGTCAATATCGGGCTGAGAAAAGCGGTTTCACGGTCAAAGTAAGCGGTATCTACAATTACAGCGATAACAATTACCTTATGCGGGATGTAAATTACTTTGTCAAGGAAACCGTAATTCAAAACGGTATCGAGAGAGAAATCGATACAGAGGTAACCGGAGATGTCGAGCGATTTCACGATCAATACCGCTCTGTACTGGGAAATATCGGGCTTGGTTTTACCAATACACAATGGGCAGATGCACTTATCGTTGATTTTGCCGCTGCCGGAATTGACCGGGAAATTCAGGGATTGAATAACAGACCTATCGGAGAAGCTACAGAAGAAGAACACAACCAAACGGTACGTCTTCGCTATACCAAATCCAGGATATTCGACGAGCGGTTGAGCTTAGATATTTTTGCTTTATACAACACGATCAAGCGCACCAGTATTGACACCTCATCCAACCGGTATAGCTGGGACGGAAGTTTTAAAGTAAACGAAATACAAGATGGTCGCGGGGAGTTTTTACAGCCCAAAACCCTGTTTAAGTTTAATCAGTCGCAGTTCCAGTACCGTGTTCATGCGAATTACAACATCAGTGAAGGGCATACTATCGGTCTGAATCATATCTATTCTGAAATAAGCCGGGAGGGGGAAAACAGAATTAATACCGAAGAAAATCAACCTTTCAAATCTCCAAATACCATCAAAAAGGCAGTTAGCGGTTTCGCCTATACCACAACCTTTTTTGATCAAAAATTAGAAAGCGTCCTTGCTCTTAAACACTATTATTTCAAAACCCTGGCAAAACAAGCCATCACTTTTACCGATTCCTCTATTGGAATAGAGGATGTTTCGACGATACAGGACAGACTGGGATATTCATTTTCGACCCGGTATTTTATTACCCCCGACTTATTGCTAAAAGGTTCTTATGAAAAAGGATACAGAATCCCGCAACCAAAAGAAATATTCGGAGATGGATTAAGCATTCTGGCAGTTCCCGGTTTGCAACCCGAAATCAGTAAAAATATAAATCTGGGAATCGGGTATACCTACCCTACCGATAACGGATTCCTGAAAAACGAGGTACATCTATTCCGCAGAGATGTAAAAAACTTTATCCGTTTTCAGTTCTCGGGCTTGGTCAACTCCTATCAAAATGAAGAAGATGTTTTAATACGGGGAGTCGAATGGGATCTTATATACCAGTACAAAAAACTGAGATTCAGCGGGAATCTGACCTGGCAGCAGGTACTCAACAATCAGGATTTTCCCTCCGGATCCATAGAGGAACGCGTATTCGAAAAACAGCAACTACCGAATACTCCTTCTCTTTTTGCCAATGCAGACATCAGCTATCAATTGCCAAACCTGATACGCAAGGTGAATACTTCGGTTTATTACGGAGTAAATTTTGTCGATAAGTTCTATGTCGCCTATAAGAAAGCAGCTACCCTGACGGATAAAAATGAAATCCCAACCCAATTCCTAAACAATGCAGGAATTACATTCTCTTCAACAAACGGAAAACACAATGTAAACATCGAAGTGCAAAATATTTTTGACGCTTCGGCATATGACAATTTTAGACAATCAAAACCAGGAAGTGCCTTTTATCTAAAGTACCGGTTCTTTCTGGATAATTAA
- a CDS encoding sensor histidine kinase codes for MKQQLHAFFTKNYAEIIYQLLVSVALFFFYSFIQEEGIYNSEAIQKWIPYKIAFFGNYMVAAMFINYVLLPKLYSRKRFALFFTSVALLIILVILTDEFFLEKIYFPETRGTYFPGVFFTLVETLPLIIFYMGFKFAWDYNKKQSEIEKLKVLVKDSELQFLKSQINPHFLFNNLNNLYAYALEESPKTPTIILELSSVLRYMLYDCKEDFVPLPKEVEHLKNFTELYKLQIEHRGDIQFHTNVAASEYSIAPLILMVFIENAFKHSTNSQSEGIEIEIAITVSQTGVLNFICKNGFSPLDQKGNTSRGIGILNVRKRLELLYPNAHTLEITNTDTVFNVALKMQLKPIGQ; via the coding sequence ATGAAGCAGCAATTACATGCATTTTTTACAAAAAACTATGCAGAGATTATATATCAGTTATTAGTTTCTGTAGCGTTGTTTTTTTTCTATTCTTTTATACAGGAAGAAGGCATTTATAATTCGGAAGCGATCCAAAAGTGGATTCCTTATAAAATTGCATTTTTTGGTAATTACATGGTGGCAGCCATGTTTATTAATTATGTCTTATTACCTAAGTTGTATTCTAGAAAACGCTTTGCATTGTTTTTTACCAGTGTTGCGTTATTGATCATCCTTGTCATTCTTACAGATGAATTTTTCCTGGAAAAAATATATTTTCCGGAGACTAGAGGAACGTATTTTCCGGGAGTGTTTTTTACTCTGGTGGAAACACTTCCTTTAATCATATTTTATATGGGATTTAAGTTTGCCTGGGATTACAATAAAAAACAAAGCGAGATAGAAAAATTAAAAGTACTGGTTAAGGATAGTGAATTACAATTTTTAAAATCTCAGATTAACCCTCATTTTCTCTTTAATAACCTGAATAATTTGTACGCATACGCATTAGAAGAATCTCCTAAGACACCTACCATCATCTTAGAATTGTCATCAGTGTTGCGCTATATGTTATACGATTGCAAAGAGGATTTTGTACCACTTCCTAAGGAGGTGGAACACCTGAAGAATTTTACAGAGTTATACAAGCTTCAGATAGAGCATAGGGGAGATATACAGTTTCATACCAATGTAGCAGCTTCAGAATATTCTATAGCCCCTCTGATTCTTATGGTATTTATAGAGAATGCGTTTAAACATAGTACGAATTCTCAGTCCGAAGGAATTGAGATTGAGATAGCTATTACGGTATCCCAAACAGGAGTTTTGAATTTTATTTGCAAAAACGGGTTTTCTCCATTGGATCAAAAAGGAAATACCTCCAGAGGAATAGGGATACTCAATGTCAGAAAGCGTTTAGAATTATTATACCCTAATGCGCATACATTGGAAATTACAAATACGGATACCGTCTTTAATGTAGCGTTAAAAATGCAGTTAAAACCGATAGGACAATGA
- a CDS encoding LytTR family DNA-binding domain-containing protein has product MIRCVIIEDQPPAQRILKKYILGVDDLLLMETFSDVIKAKEYMQTTTIDLLFLDVHLPKISGIDFLKSFPNHPKVILTTAFSEYALESYAFNVVDYLLKPIPYERFLQAIAKLRNSIVSQAEKAATTVIIKSGYEHIKVYTDAIIYIKSDSDYTEVNTAEKKYLSKDSLKQWLEKLNENDFCQVHKSYLINVQYLSKVVGNTIYLADNNIPIGRAFKKHFVSCYLQ; this is encoded by the coding sequence ATGATTAGATGTGTTATAATAGAAGATCAGCCGCCAGCACAGCGAATACTGAAAAAATATATTTTAGGAGTAGATGATTTACTGCTGATGGAAACATTCTCTGATGTGATCAAAGCAAAAGAGTATATGCAGACAACTACTATCGATTTGCTATTTCTGGATGTTCATCTGCCGAAAATATCGGGGATTGATTTTTTAAAATCTTTTCCGAATCACCCCAAAGTAATTCTTACGACTGCTTTTTCTGAATACGCGCTGGAGAGTTATGCGTTTAATGTGGTGGATTATTTATTAAAACCGATACCCTACGAACGGTTTTTGCAGGCGATTGCCAAATTGAGAAATAGTATTGTCTCTCAAGCAGAAAAAGCAGCAACGACCGTGATAATTAAATCAGGATATGAGCATATTAAGGTATATACCGACGCTATTATATATATTAAATCTGATTCTGATTATACAGAGGTCAATACAGCGGAGAAGAAATACCTGAGTAAAGATTCTTTAAAGCAATGGTTGGAAAAACTGAATGAAAATGATTTTTGCCAGGTGCATAAATCCTACCTGATTAACGTACAGTATCTGAGCAAAGTTGTAGGTAACACGATTTATTTAGCAGATAACAATATTCCGATAGGGAGGGCTTTTAAGAAGCATTTTGTCTCCTGTTATTTACAGTAG